A window of the Haloarcula litorea genome harbors these coding sequences:
- a CDS encoding DEAD/DEAH box helicase, whose protein sequence is MATTDTGSGDALDHPLLTEGFLEDRRYQVELADTAAGGHTLVCLPTGLGKTTVSLLVTARRLDAVGGKSLLLAPTKPLVQQHAEFYRAALEVPDDDVVVFTGEVRPDDRAELWDDARIVMATPQVVENDLVGNRIDLAEVTHCTFDECHRATGDYAYNYIADRYHADAADPLATGMSASPGDDEEAILEVCENLGLSEVAVMTEDDADVAEYTHDTSVDWKRVELPEVVLEIRDAINEVVADRLDQLRELGVTNKSSPDLSEREIQRIQADLRQLMDNDQSEGYQGMSLLAEIRKLRTAVTYVETQSVESLRRYFERLKEAARSSGASKADQRLVSEPKIREAMRRAEEYDDLHPKFRQTRMLLAETLGIENGERVIVFTESRDTAETLVDFLDGHFDTEKFVGQSDTEGSEGMTQTEQQETLDRFRNGEFEVLVSTSVAEEGLDVPEVDLVLFYEPVPTAIRAIQRKGRTGRQAEGRVVVLLAEDTRDEAYFWKARNDQKRMRQELQNLKSVAGDLEARLEQTGLAEYEDGQGTGSGGAGSGSAGGEGGGDGGDTGGSAAAPVETGGDDGQAGLADFAGEDVAAGGGDESDGTVATAGDGADAVEIVADQRELDSTIARDLSTREGIETRLETLAVGDYVLSDRVVVERKTVADFLDTLTGGDRSMFEQVGDATRHYARPVVVVEGGDLYGRRNVHRKAIDGALAALSVDFGASVLRTEGEAETADLLAVIAEREQDEGDREVSVHGEKQSKTLAEQQEYVVASVAEVGPVTARSLLDHFGSVEAVMTADEADLLGVEGIGEVTADRIRSVVGSDYEP, encoded by the coding sequence ATGGCGACGACTGACACCGGGAGCGGCGACGCGCTCGACCACCCCCTGCTGACCGAAGGGTTCCTCGAGGACCGCCGCTACCAGGTCGAACTCGCCGACACCGCCGCCGGCGGGCACACGCTGGTCTGTCTCCCGACGGGACTGGGCAAGACGACCGTCTCGCTGCTCGTGACCGCCCGGCGACTGGACGCCGTCGGGGGCAAGTCCCTGCTGCTCGCGCCGACGAAGCCGCTCGTCCAGCAACACGCCGAGTTCTACCGCGCGGCCCTGGAGGTCCCCGACGACGACGTCGTGGTGTTCACCGGCGAGGTCCGACCGGACGACCGGGCGGAACTGTGGGACGACGCGAGGATCGTGATGGCGACGCCCCAGGTCGTCGAGAACGACCTCGTGGGCAACCGGATCGACCTCGCCGAGGTGACCCACTGCACCTTCGACGAGTGTCACCGCGCGACCGGCGACTACGCCTACAACTACATCGCCGACCGCTACCACGCCGACGCCGCGGACCCGCTGGCGACGGGGATGAGCGCCTCGCCGGGCGACGACGAGGAGGCCATCCTGGAGGTCTGTGAGAACCTCGGCCTCTCGGAGGTGGCGGTGATGACCGAGGACGACGCCGACGTGGCCGAGTACACCCACGACACCAGCGTCGACTGGAAGCGCGTCGAACTGCCCGAGGTGGTCCTGGAGATCCGGGACGCGATCAACGAGGTCGTCGCGGACCGGCTGGACCAGTTGCGCGAGCTGGGCGTGACGAACAAGTCCTCGCCGGACCTCTCCGAGCGGGAGATCCAGCGCATCCAGGCCGACCTCCGGCAGCTGATGGACAACGACCAGAGCGAGGGCTACCAGGGGATGAGCCTGCTGGCGGAGATCCGCAAACTCCGGACTGCGGTGACGTACGTCGAGACCCAGAGCGTCGAGTCCCTGCGGCGGTACTTCGAGCGCCTGAAGGAGGCCGCCCGCTCGTCGGGGGCCTCGAAGGCCGACCAGCGGCTCGTCAGCGAACCGAAGATCCGGGAGGCGATGCGTCGCGCCGAGGAGTACGACGACCTCCACCCGAAGTTCCGGCAGACCAGGATGTTGCTCGCGGAGACGCTGGGCATCGAGAACGGCGAGCGGGTCATCGTCTTCACCGAATCCCGGGACACCGCCGAGACGCTGGTGGACTTCCTGGACGGGCACTTCGACACGGAGAAGTTCGTCGGCCAGAGCGACACCGAGGGCAGCGAGGGGATGACCCAGACCGAGCAACAGGAGACCCTGGATCGGTTCCGGAACGGGGAGTTCGAGGTGCTGGTCTCGACCTCGGTCGCCGAGGAGGGGCTGGACGTCCCCGAGGTCGACCTCGTGCTGTTCTACGAGCCCGTCCCCACCGCGATCCGGGCCATCCAGCGGAAGGGCCGGACCGGCCGCCAGGCCGAGGGCCGCGTGGTGGTCCTGCTGGCCGAGGACACCCGCGACGAGGCCTACTTCTGGAAGGCCCGCAACGACCAGAAGCGGATGCGACAGGAGCTCCAGAACCTCAAGAGCGTCGCCGGCGACCTCGAAGCGCGGCTGGAACAGACCGGCCTCGCCGAGTACGAGGACGGCCAGGGGACCGGTTCCGGTGGAGCCGGGTCCGGATCGGCGGGCGGCGAGGGTGGCGGGGACGGCGGCGACACCGGTGGGTCGGCCGCCGCTCCAGTTGAAACCGGGGGCGACGACGGGCAGGCCGGGCTCGCCGACTTCGCCGGCGAGGACGTGGCCGCCGGGGGCGGCGACGAGTCCGACGGCACCGTCGCGACCGCCGGTGACGGCGCGGACGCCGTCGAGATCGTCGCCGACCAGCGGGAGCTGGACTCGACGATCGCCCGGGACCTCTCGACCCGCGAGGGGATCGAGACCCGACTGGAGACGCTGGCGGTGGGCGACTACGTCCTCTCGGACCGGGTGGTCGTCGAGCGGAAGACGGTCGCGGACTTCCTCGACACGCTGACCGGCGGCGACCGGTCGATGTTCGAGCAGGTCGGCGACGCCACCCGCCACTACGCCCGCCCCGTCGTCGTCGTCGAGGGCGGGGACCTCTACGGCCGCCGGAACGTCCACCGGAAGGCCATCGACGGTGCGCTGGCCGCCCTGTCGGTCGATTTCGGCGCCAGCGTCCTCCGGACCGAGGGCGAGGCCGAGACGGCCGACCTCCTCGCGGTCATCGCCGAGCGCGAACAGGACGAGGGGGACCGGGAGGTCAGCGTCCACGGGGAGAAACAGTCCAAGACCCTGGCCGAACAACAGGAGTACGTGGTGGCGAGCGTCGCGGAGGTCGGTCCCGTCACCGCACGCAGTCTGCTCGACCACTTCGGCAGCGTCGAGGCGGTGATGACCGCGGACGAGGCGGACCTGCTCGGCGTCGAGGGGATCGGCGAGGTGACCGCCGACCGCATCCGATCGGTCGTCGGGTCGGACTACGAGCCCTGA